The following are encoded in a window of Candidatus Nitrosotalea sinensis genomic DNA:
- the lysX gene encoding lysine biosynthesis protein LysX, which produces MSSGLSILYDTIRWEEKALHDAAKEKGIDAKMVDCKNLSINLDKSKEDYGTVIQRCVSYYRSLHSTAALEGKGVNVINSLNTSIFAGNKLFTHMLLLKKGIPTPFSAVAFSQESALELLDKKGYPMVIKPTVGSWGRMIAMIKDKEAAEAIIESRESMYPIYQVYYLEEFVNRPPRDIRAIVVGDKVVAAIYRYSGDDQWKTNMALGGRAEELKVTKELEDICIKAKEAVQGQIVGVDLMESKEQGLVVHEVNNTTEYKNTVRVTGVNIPAMMIDYAINQGK; this is translated from the coding sequence GTGAGTTCCGGTTTATCGATTCTCTACGATACCATCAGGTGGGAAGAAAAAGCACTCCATGATGCTGCCAAGGAAAAAGGCATCGATGCAAAAATGGTGGATTGTAAGAATCTGTCCATTAATTTAGATAAAAGTAAAGAAGATTATGGAACAGTAATACAACGATGTGTTAGTTATTATCGCAGTCTGCACTCTACTGCTGCACTTGAAGGCAAGGGTGTAAACGTGATCAATTCATTGAACACCAGTATATTTGCTGGAAACAAATTATTTACTCACATGCTATTGCTAAAAAAAGGAATTCCAACTCCATTTAGCGCAGTTGCATTTTCACAAGAATCTGCACTAGAGTTACTGGACAAAAAGGGATATCCAATGGTGATCAAGCCGACGGTGGGAAGTTGGGGAAGAATGATTGCCATGATAAAAGACAAGGAAGCTGCAGAGGCAATCATAGAGAGTAGAGAGAGCATGTATCCAATTTACCAAGTATACTATTTGGAAGAATTTGTAAACAGACCTCCACGTGACATTAGGGCCATTGTAGTTGGGGACAAGGTTGTTGCTGCAATATATCGCTATTCGGGTGATGATCAATGGAAGACAAACATGGCACTTGGAGGAAGAGCAGAGGAGCTAAAGGTCACAAAAGAACTTGAAGATATTTGCATCAAGGCAAAAGAAGCAGTCCAGGGACAGATAGTTGGGGTAGATCTCATGGAAAGCAAGGAGCAGGGACTTGTTGTACATGAAGTGAACAATACAACGGAATACAAAAATACTGTCAGAGTTACTGGCGTAAATATACCAGCAATGATGATTGATTACGCAATAAACCAAGGAAAGTAA
- the dph5 gene encoding diphthine synthase, which translates to MLWFVGLGISGLEGASTSTIQVLKKADMTFFEVFTSPISKQEISKIKKLVKGKLTIAPRWMVEDGKVILELAKKKNVVLLAYGDPYVATTHLELRTRAEQDKIKTRTIHAASAITSLIGECGLHHYKIGRPVTIMRELPSLATVYYTIYENMVKGSHSLLILEFDNSSNFFLDPRDAISNLLETEKGQKRNVIDQSTFAIVASRIGSKSQKIISGKLGTLVKTDFGKPPHTIIIPGRLHFTEHDAIKIFSTCLDEPFDNSSKIVKISDQMLSRYIPKARGALEEVVKMFKDDKTLSPVIENAQLYIDDAEKFQKEGKEELAVLSIGYAEGLIDALRLSRGIDPWAQSL; encoded by the coding sequence ATGTTATGGTTTGTAGGCCTTGGCATATCAGGCCTTGAAGGTGCAAGTACAAGTACAATTCAGGTATTGAAAAAAGCAGACATGACATTTTTTGAAGTTTTTACAAGTCCAATATCAAAGCAAGAAATATCAAAGATAAAAAAATTAGTAAAAGGAAAACTTACGATAGCTCCAAGATGGATGGTGGAGGATGGCAAGGTAATATTGGAGCTTGCAAAAAAGAAAAATGTCGTACTTTTGGCATATGGGGACCCATATGTTGCAACAACACATCTTGAGCTTAGAACTAGAGCAGAACAGGACAAGATAAAGACAAGGACAATTCATGCTGCATCTGCAATTACATCGTTGATTGGAGAATGCGGATTACATCACTACAAGATCGGAAGGCCTGTGACAATCATGCGGGAACTTCCGTCACTTGCAACTGTATACTATACAATATATGAAAACATGGTAAAGGGAAGCCATAGTTTGTTGATACTAGAGTTTGACAATAGCTCAAACTTTTTTTTGGACCCAAGAGATGCCATATCAAATTTGCTTGAGACAGAAAAAGGACAGAAGAGAAATGTAATTGACCAGTCTACATTTGCAATTGTTGCGTCAAGAATTGGCTCAAAGAGTCAGAAGATAATTTCAGGAAAACTTGGGACCCTGGTCAAGACAGATTTTGGCAAGCCACCACATACAATCATCATACCGGGAAGACTACACTTTACAGAACATGATGCAATCAAGATATTTTCCACGTGTCTTGACGAGCCGTTTGATAACTCATCCAAGATTGTCAAGATATCAGATCAGATGCTCTCAAGGTACATTCCAAAGGCAAGGGGCGCACTAGAAGAAGTGGTCAAGATGTTCAAAGATGATAAGACACTCTCACCTGTAATAGAAAATGCCCAGCTCTACATAGATGATGCAGAAAAGTTTCAAAAGGAAGGAAAAGAGGAGCTTGCAGTACTTAGTATAGGATACGCAGAGGGATTAATTGATGC
- a CDS encoding aspartate aminotransferase family protein — MTEDQFMGSIYQRFPVTIERGLGAKVWDASGKEYIDCMGGYGVALVGHCNPRVVKALKVQLDKIITVHSSLYNKTREEFLEKLIKIAPKNLSQVYLNNSGTEAVEAAIKFARKFTGKKKMVAMNGSYHGKSLGSLSVTFNQKYRKAFEPLVDTVNFSSFGDIEALRNVVDSDTAMVIMEPIQGESGINVAPDGFLQEVRKLCDEKGIVLVFDEIQAGLGRTGKMWASQHWDTVPDIMCLAKGIAGGVPMGATLVRPDILASISKGEQSSTFGGNPLSCAAGIGAIDALTEDGLVENAAKNGKLFREGLERLKEKHKVIREVRGKGLMIGVEMKFEVKDILFDGIANNLLLLYSGKNILRLLPPLVISESEINKALETLDIILTKEEQRRNV, encoded by the coding sequence ATGACAGAAGATCAATTCATGGGAAGCATCTACCAGAGATTTCCCGTTACAATAGAAAGAGGATTAGGAGCCAAGGTATGGGATGCAAGCGGCAAAGAGTATATTGACTGTATGGGAGGATATGGTGTCGCACTTGTGGGTCACTGCAACCCAAGAGTTGTCAAGGCACTCAAGGTACAACTTGACAAAATAATTACAGTGCACAGTTCACTATACAACAAGACACGCGAAGAGTTTTTGGAAAAGCTCATCAAAATTGCACCAAAAAATCTCAGCCAAGTATACCTGAATAACAGCGGAACAGAAGCAGTAGAAGCTGCAATCAAGTTTGCGCGCAAGTTCACAGGCAAGAAGAAAATGGTTGCAATGAATGGCTCGTACCATGGCAAGTCACTAGGATCATTATCTGTAACATTTAATCAAAAATATCGCAAGGCCTTTGAGCCGCTTGTAGATACTGTAAACTTTTCATCATTTGGCGATATCGAGGCATTGCGAAATGTAGTGGATTCAGATACTGCAATGGTAATAATGGAGCCAATCCAGGGCGAGAGTGGAATCAATGTTGCACCGGACGGATTTTTGCAAGAGGTGCGCAAGTTGTGTGACGAAAAGGGAATAGTTTTGGTATTTGATGAAATTCAGGCAGGACTTGGAAGAACAGGAAAGATGTGGGCAAGTCAGCACTGGGATACGGTACCAGATATTATGTGCCTTGCAAAAGGAATTGCAGGTGGTGTACCAATGGGTGCAACACTTGTCAGACCAGATATTTTAGCGTCAATTAGCAAGGGAGAGCAGTCATCCACATTTGGTGGCAACCCGTTATCATGTGCTGCTGGAATCGGTGCAATAGATGCTTTAACAGAAGACGGACTTGTAGAAAATGCTGCGAAAAACGGCAAATTGTTCCGAGAAGGCCTTGAGAGACTAAAAGAAAAGCACAAAGTAATACGCGAAGTAAGAGGAAAGGGATTGATGATTGGCGTGGAGATGAAGTTTGAGGTCAAAGATATTCTATTTGACGGAATTGCAAACAACTTGCTCCTCTTGTACTCGGGCAAGAACATACTCAGATTGTTGCCGCCTCTCGTGATATCAGAATCTGAGATAAACAAAGCTTTAGAAACTCTAGACATAATACTAACAAAAGAGGAACAGAGAAGAAATGTCTAG
- a CDS encoding M20/M25/M40 family metallo-hydrolase: protein MDSSVTSTPRYSIKVLEKALRLYTPSLAEKPLAEFLADKCDDFGFDDIRIDDVGNLTATKGSGYPRIMLCGHMDTVPGKIKVRTENGYIYGRGASDAKAPLISMLLAAASVQSNNNGTVTFAAVVDEEGNATGIKNLVKQKPEIDYAIFGEPSGINNITIAYKGRIAINLRVNVGDSAHASAPWLAKNAIEESYVFTNALKKSLEQNQEGLAKSMMLTSSLTEIKGGTSHNVTPLECDAIMDIRIPVNMNCKMVGERIATTVEEVSKKQGVNAFYSVIDETEPFEAPHSSPLVRALTLGIMDIEKVKPQLIRKTGTGDMNIIGNSLNIPVVTYGPGDPHASHTIDERVSTDEFLRSIEVFKRMLSHLKRLHEFKSQSKR from the coding sequence TTGGACTCGTCAGTTACAAGCACACCAAGATATTCAATAAAGGTTCTAGAGAAGGCTCTAAGACTTTACACGCCATCTCTTGCAGAAAAGCCTCTTGCAGAATTTTTAGCAGACAAGTGTGATGATTTTGGATTTGATGATATTCGCATTGATGATGTAGGAAATCTTACTGCTACCAAAGGATCTGGGTATCCAAGAATAATGTTGTGCGGTCACATGGATACGGTTCCAGGAAAGATAAAGGTCAGGACAGAGAATGGTTACATCTATGGTCGTGGTGCATCAGATGCCAAGGCACCATTGATATCTATGCTTTTAGCAGCAGCATCAGTACAGAGCAACAACAACGGTACAGTCACATTTGCAGCAGTAGTAGATGAGGAAGGAAACGCTACTGGAATTAAAAATCTTGTAAAACAAAAACCGGAGATAGATTATGCAATATTTGGAGAGCCAAGTGGAATAAACAATATCACAATTGCATACAAGGGAAGAATTGCAATAAATCTCAGAGTAAATGTTGGCGATAGTGCACATGCAAGTGCACCATGGCTTGCAAAAAATGCAATTGAAGAATCTTACGTTTTTACAAATGCATTGAAAAAATCTCTAGAACAAAACCAGGAAGGTCTTGCAAAGAGCATGATGTTGACATCATCACTTACTGAAATCAAGGGAGGAACCAGTCACAATGTAACACCGCTAGAGTGTGATGCGATAATGGATATTAGAATTCCAGTAAACATGAACTGCAAGATGGTTGGAGAAAGAATTGCAACAACGGTAGAAGAGGTGTCAAAAAAACAGGGAGTAAATGCATTTTATTCAGTAATAGATGAAACTGAACCGTTTGAGGCACCGCATAGCTCACCACTTGTCCGTGCATTGACACTTGGAATAATGGATATAGAGAAGGTAAAACCGCAGCTGATAAGAAAAACAGGAACTGGAGACATGAACATCATAGGAAACTCTTTGAACATACCTGTTGTGACATACGGTCCTGGAGATCCGCATGCATCCCACACCATTGATGAGAGAGTCTCAACAGACGAGTTTTTGCGAAGCATTGAGGTCTTTAAGAGAATGTTATCTCACCTTAAGAGACTACATGAGTTCAAAAGCCAGTCCAAGCGATAA
- a CDS encoding LeuA family protein, translating to MDDANIYAYKYNEMGVKPKKIRILDSTLREGEQHPGVTFSNKQRIQIAWMLDYFGVDQIEISPVVSPDHKEATKTIIKQGLKADIVAHVRALKEDVDVALDCDATWMATYLGISEIHMKDKLRITREEALRRSVETVEYAKSHGLKMRFTVEDGSRADPEFLLQVCKEISDAGVDRISLPDTVGIMRPNGMYHFVKSVRDEIDTALDVHCHNDIGLALANALAGCDGGADQIHTTIDGIGERTGIPALAETAVALTYLYKSPNNFRLDMLMDLSRLIEQYTHIVPYDSKPIVGPTAYKHKAGTHLAAILRNPAAYEPIEPKVVGNRRRIVFGELAGKNGAAYLMSLLGLDQNEEHAKSVAAGLKNLRMGDLLEIPLDDKLEQKIIKSEESMERKKK from the coding sequence ATGGATGATGCAAACATTTACGCATACAAGTATAATGAGATGGGTGTCAAGCCAAAGAAGATTAGAATACTTGACAGTACTCTAAGAGAAGGAGAACAGCACCCAGGTGTTACTTTTTCAAACAAGCAGAGAATCCAGATTGCATGGATGCTTGATTATTTTGGAGTTGATCAAATAGAGATATCACCAGTGGTATCACCTGATCACAAGGAAGCAACAAAGACAATCATAAAGCAGGGCCTAAAGGCAGACATTGTAGCACATGTTCGTGCGCTAAAAGAGGATGTAGATGTTGCACTTGATTGTGATGCCACATGGATGGCAACATATCTTGGAATATCAGAGATTCACATGAAGGACAAGCTTAGGATTACAAGAGAAGAAGCATTGCGAAGATCAGTTGAAACAGTTGAATATGCAAAATCGCATGGACTAAAGATGCGATTTACAGTCGAAGATGGAAGCAGGGCAGATCCAGAATTTTTGCTCCAAGTGTGCAAAGAGATTTCAGATGCAGGGGTTGATAGAATCAGTCTTCCAGATACAGTTGGAATAATGAGACCAAATGGAATGTATCACTTTGTCAAGTCAGTCCGAGATGAGATTGATACTGCACTTGATGTGCACTGCCATAACGATATTGGGCTTGCACTTGCAAATGCTTTGGCAGGATGTGATGGAGGAGCAGACCAGATTCACACCACAATAGATGGCATCGGAGAAAGAACTGGGATACCCGCACTTGCAGAGACTGCAGTTGCATTGACATACCTATACAAGTCACCAAATAACTTTAGGCTAGATATGCTAATGGACCTATCAAGGCTCATCGAGCAATATACACACATTGTTCCTTACGATTCAAAGCCAATTGTAGGACCTACAGCATACAAGCACAAGGCAGGAACTCACCTTGCTGCAATACTGCGAAACCCTGCAGCATATGAGCCAATAGAGCCAAAGGTGGTAGGAAACAGGAGGAGAATAGTCTTCGGAGAGCTTGCAGGAAAGAATGGTGCGGCATATCTAATGTCGCTTTTAGGTCTTGACCAAAATGAGGAACATGCCAAATCAGTTGCTGCAGGGCTAAAGAACTTGAGGATGGGAGACTTGCTTGAGATACCCCTTGATGACAAGTTAGAACAAAAGATAATCAAGTCAGAAGAGAGCATGGAAAGAAAAAAGAAGTGA
- a CDS encoding [LysW]-aminoadipate/[LysW]-glutamate kinase: MITIKIGGSVVDGLHPTTISDIKQVSEKEKLILVHGGGKEVTKISEALGKEQKFIVSPGGIKSRFTDKETAEIFTMVMSGKINKMIVGMLQKHGINAVGLSGVDGKIIQAERKKKLIVMNDKGRKMVIDGGYTGKIQDVNAKLVHSILDQGYVPVISPIAISEECDFLNVDGDRAAAYVAGKMQSDKILFLTNVDGLLMEEKLVTKLSLAEAKAILPKIGFGMEKKILAATEALEMGVKEALVANGKKENPISAAINHDNCTVITR, encoded by the coding sequence ATGATTACAATAAAAATAGGAGGAAGTGTGGTAGATGGTCTTCACCCCACTACAATATCTGACATCAAGCAAGTATCAGAAAAAGAGAAACTAATTCTGGTACACGGTGGAGGAAAGGAAGTAACCAAGATATCAGAAGCTCTGGGAAAGGAACAAAAATTCATAGTATCACCAGGAGGAATCAAGAGCAGGTTTACTGACAAGGAGACTGCAGAGATTTTCACAATGGTCATGTCGGGAAAGATAAACAAGATGATAGTTGGCATGCTTCAAAAACATGGAATCAATGCAGTAGGATTGTCAGGGGTTGACGGCAAGATAATTCAAGCAGAGAGAAAAAAGAAGCTAATTGTAATGAATGACAAGGGTCGCAAGATGGTAATAGATGGAGGATATACTGGAAAAATCCAGGACGTAAATGCAAAGCTTGTACATTCCATTTTAGATCAAGGATATGTACCGGTAATTTCTCCAATTGCAATAAGTGAAGAGTGTGACTTTCTCAATGTGGATGGAGACAGGGCAGCAGCGTATGTTGCAGGAAAGATGCAGTCTGACAAAATATTGTTCTTGACAAATGTGGACGGATTGCTAATGGAGGAAAAACTTGTTACAAAACTTTCTCTTGCAGAAGCAAAGGCAATTTTGCCAAAAATTGGATTTGGAATGGAAAAGAAGATACTTGCAGCCACAGAGGCATTAGAGATGGGAGTAAAAGAGGCACTTGTTGCAAACGGTAAAAAGGAAAACCCAATATCAGCAGCAATAAATCATGATAATTGCACGGTGATTACAAGATGA
- the lysM gene encoding HTH-type transcriptional regulator LysM: MSRDKTDDTIIDMLKKDSRQSFVEIGQKLGLSESAVRRRVKNLTDGGTIKKFTIETGDANSTSAIILISVDSSTDTSKVSAKLVKLRGVHTVFEITGQYDIATIIKAPTITDINVCIDELRKVPGVFDTNTVIILRTVT; the protein is encoded by the coding sequence ATGTCTAGAGACAAGACAGATGACACCATAATTGACATGCTAAAGAAGGACTCGCGACAGTCCTTTGTAGAAATTGGTCAAAAGCTTGGCCTGTCAGAATCTGCAGTCAGAAGAAGAGTAAAAAATTTAACAGATGGCGGTACGATAAAAAAATTCACAATAGAGACAGGAGATGCCAATTCAACTAGTGCAATAATTTTGATATCAGTTGATTCGTCAACTGATACATCAAAGGTTTCTGCAAAGCTAGTCAAGCTAAGAGGAGTGCACACGGTATTTGAGATAACAGGCCAGTATGACATTGCTACAATCATCAAGGCGCCAACAATTACAGACATTAATGTCTGCATTGATGAATTACGAAAGGTTCCAGGTGTGTTTGACACCAATACTGTAATCATATTGCGTACAGTAACCTAA
- the argC gene encoding N-acetyl-gamma-glutamyl-phosphate reductase, whose translation MRVGVVGASGYVGGEILRLLVSHPHAEITMVTSRQYVGEYISRVQPSLKGFTDLTFSELDYDKLTDKCDLVFTAVPHGTAVDIVKALYDRGMKVIDLSADYRLHNPADYDKWYGWQHPHPELLEKSVFGVPELHREEIKKSQIVSCPGCMAVTSILGLYPLIKKKIIDTEHIVVDSKIGSSGAGAGTVSGTHHAMRSGVIRPYKPAKHRHTGEIEQELSQAAGSKIKVSMSPHAVDIVRGILCTNHVFLKQQVSEMDLWKMYREQYQNERFVRLIRDKKGFYKFPDPKFVVGSNFCDVGFDIDEDNNRLVVLSASDNLMKGAAGSAIQNMNVMAGFNEMEGISYSPLTPV comes from the coding sequence ATGAGAGTAGGTGTGGTCGGTGCATCAGGTTATGTCGGTGGAGAAATCCTTAGGTTACTTGTTAGTCACCCACATGCAGAAATCACAATGGTTACCTCTCGACAGTATGTCGGAGAATACATATCTCGAGTTCAGCCAAGCTTGAAGGGATTTACAGATCTTACATTTTCAGAATTAGATTATGACAAACTAACAGACAAGTGTGACTTGGTCTTTACAGCAGTACCACATGGAACTGCAGTAGATATTGTCAAGGCATTATACGACCGAGGAATGAAGGTAATTGACCTTAGCGCAGATTACAGGCTCCACAACCCTGCAGATTATGACAAGTGGTACGGATGGCAACACCCACACCCAGAGTTGCTAGAAAAATCAGTCTTTGGAGTACCAGAGCTTCACAGAGAAGAGATAAAAAAATCTCAGATAGTCTCGTGTCCTGGATGCATGGCAGTAACATCAATTCTTGGATTGTATCCGCTAATCAAAAAGAAGATAATTGATACAGAACACATTGTGGTTGATTCCAAAATTGGCTCTTCAGGCGCAGGTGCTGGAACAGTCTCCGGTACACACCATGCCATGAGGTCAGGTGTAATTAGACCATACAAGCCAGCAAAACACCGACACACAGGTGAGATAGAGCAGGAACTAAGCCAGGCGGCAGGAAGCAAGATCAAAGTATCAATGAGTCCACACGCAGTAGACATTGTAAGAGGAATATTGTGTACAAACCATGTCTTTCTCAAGCAACAGGTAAGTGAGATGGACTTGTGGAAGATGTACCGTGAACAATACCAGAATGAAAGATTTGTCAGGCTAATCAGGGACAAGAAAGGATTTTACAAATTCCCAGATCCAAAGTTTGTAGTAGGTTCGAACTTTTGTGATGTTGGGTTTGACATTGATGAAGACAATAACAGACTCGTAGTCTTATCTGCATCAGACAACCTCATGAAGGGTGCTGCAGGCTCTGCCATTCAGAACATGAATGTAATGGCAGGATTCAACGAGATGGAAGGAATTTCATATTCTCCGCTAACTCCAGTATAG
- the lysX gene encoding lysine biosynthesis protein LysX, giving the protein MPKVRIVFDRVRLEEKMLEQKAIELGHDTKMIDAKTTQFTTESKRSDYDFGDVVLERCVSYFRGLHFTAALEFLDIPVLNRTEVANNCGNKMITSLLLQKHNVPTPKTYFSFSSEAAVETLEKHGYPLVIKPIIGSWGRGIVPLRDRETADAIIEVRELNDGPLDRIYYLQEVVPRPPRDIRAISIGDNLIAAMYRTSSGGFKTNIALGAEPIACEITKELEDICMKASKAVGGGILGIDVMEDEKRGFVVHEVNNTVEFKGMAKVSKKNIPKEMIDYAISYAKR; this is encoded by the coding sequence ATGCCCAAGGTTCGCATCGTGTTTGATAGAGTAAGACTCGAAGAGAAGATGCTTGAGCAAAAAGCAATCGAGCTAGGACACGATACGAAGATGATCGATGCAAAGACTACCCAATTTACCACTGAAAGTAAGAGAAGCGACTACGATTTTGGAGATGTAGTGTTAGAAAGATGCGTAAGTTACTTTCGTGGTCTTCATTTTACAGCAGCTCTTGAATTTTTAGATATTCCAGTACTCAATAGAACCGAAGTAGCAAACAATTGTGGAAACAAGATGATTACATCTTTGTTATTGCAAAAGCATAACGTACCAACACCCAAGACATACTTTTCATTTTCATCAGAGGCAGCAGTGGAGACACTGGAAAAGCATGGATATCCACTTGTGATAAAGCCAATCATAGGCAGTTGGGGAAGAGGTATAGTGCCTTTGAGGGACAGAGAGACCGCTGATGCCATAATTGAGGTTCGAGAACTAAATGATGGCCCTCTAGACAGAATATACTACCTACAAGAGGTAGTTCCGCGCCCACCAAGAGACATCAGGGCAATATCAATAGGGGACAATCTGATCGCTGCAATGTATAGGACATCATCAGGAGGATTCAAGACAAACATTGCACTTGGTGCAGAGCCTATTGCATGTGAGATAACAAAGGAATTAGAAGACATTTGCATGAAAGCATCCAAGGCAGTAGGCGGAGGAATACTTGGAATCGATGTCATGGAAGACGAAAAACGCGGATTTGTGGTGCATGAAGTAAACAACACTGTAGAATTTAAGGGAATGGCAAAAGTTTCCAAGAAAAACATACCAAAAGAAATGATCGATTACGCAATAAGCTACGCCAAGCGATAA
- a CDS encoding argininosuccinate synthase, producing MIKGKAVLAFSGGLDTSVVIKYLQEKHNLDVVTVTVDVGQEDNLKKISAKAKSLGVLKHYNIDARQEFVDSFIFPAIKANALYQKKYCLATALARPLIAQKVVEVARKENASALAHGCTGKGNDQVRFDVTYRSGSNLPIIAPIRDLNLTRNVELEYAKRHNISIDTTAKRFSIDQNLWGRAIEGGDMEDSFSEPPDDAFIWVKTKNLPDKPQYIEIKFENGIPVAVDGKRLHPIELIKYINKKAGASGVGIVDHIEDRVVGIKSREVYETPGATCIIEAHTDLEKMVLTKHELKFKSMVDSEWSWLAYSGLWQDPLKNDLDMFINATQKRVSGTVKLKMFKGSLRVVGRKSEYSLYSHDLATYGAGSTFDQTLGKGFVELWGLQSTEANKLLKKR from the coding sequence ATGATAAAAGGAAAAGCTGTTCTTGCTTTCTCTGGCGGACTGGATACATCTGTTGTGATAAAATATCTACAAGAAAAACACAACCTGGATGTTGTCACAGTTACAGTAGATGTAGGCCAAGAAGACAATCTCAAAAAGATTTCAGCCAAGGCAAAAAGTCTTGGAGTCTTGAAACATTACAATATTGACGCACGACAAGAATTTGTTGATAGTTTTATCTTTCCTGCAATAAAGGCAAATGCGCTGTACCAGAAAAAATATTGTCTTGCAACAGCACTTGCGCGTCCACTGATTGCACAAAAAGTTGTAGAAGTTGCAAGAAAAGAAAATGCATCTGCACTTGCACATGGTTGTACCGGAAAAGGCAACGACCAGGTAAGATTTGATGTGACATACCGTTCAGGCTCTAATCTTCCAATCATTGCACCAATACGTGATCTCAACCTTACTCGTAACGTAGAGCTAGAATATGCCAAGCGACACAACATCTCAATTGATACCACTGCAAAAAGATTTAGCATAGACCAGAACTTGTGGGGACGAGCAATTGAAGGTGGAGACATGGAGGACTCGTTCTCAGAGCCACCAGATGATGCATTCATCTGGGTAAAGACAAAGAATTTGCCTGACAAGCCACAGTATATCGAGATTAAATTTGAGAATGGAATTCCCGTTGCAGTTGACGGAAAGAGACTGCATCCAATTGAATTAATCAAGTACATTAACAAAAAGGCAGGCGCAAGTGGAGTCGGAATTGTAGACCATATCGAAGACAGGGTTGTAGGAATAAAGTCACGCGAAGTCTATGAAACCCCAGGTGCTACATGCATCATAGAGGCCCATACAGATCTTGAAAAGATGGTTCTCACAAAGCATGAATTGAAATTCAAATCAATGGTTGATTCAGAATGGTCATGGTTAGCATATTCTGGTTTGTGGCAAGATCCACTCAAAAATGATTTAGATATGTTTATCAATGCTACACAGAAGAGGGTTAGCGGAACTGTCAAGCTCAAAATGTTCAAAGGAAGCCTTCGAGTTGTTGGACGAAAATCAGAATATTCATTGTACAGCCATGATCTGGCAACATATGGAGCTGGTTCTACTTTTGACCAAACTCTTGGAAAAGGATTCGTTGAGCTGTGGGGGCTTCAATCAACAGAAGCTAATAAATTACTAAAAAAGAGGTGA
- the lysW/argW gene encoding alpha-aminoadipate/glutamate carrier protein LysW has translation MNCPECDAIIKIPDDASVGELVSCPDCGADFEIASKNGSVCELKHAEKVGEDWGE, from the coding sequence ATGAATTGCCCAGAATGTGATGCAATAATAAAAATTCCAGACGATGCAAGTGTTGGAGAGTTAGTCTCATGTCCAGACTGTGGAGCAGATTTTGAGATTGCTTCCAAAAATGGCAGCGTTTGTGAATTAAAGCATGCTGAGAAAGTCGGCGAAGATTGGGGAGAGTAA
- the lysW/argW gene encoding alpha-aminoadipate/glutamate carrier protein LysW: MKCLECDANINPPKDSMEGEIVTCPDCGASFELAKGSSGFELKPAQSVGEDWGQ, from the coding sequence ATGAAATGTTTAGAATGTGACGCAAACATCAACCCTCCAAAGGACTCGATGGAAGGAGAGATAGTAACATGCCCTGACTGTGGCGCAAGTTTTGAGCTTGCCAAGGGATCCTCAGGCTTTGAGCTAAAACCAGCACAATCTGTTGGTGAGGACTGGGGCCAGTGA